The sequence CCCGTAAAACGATTCCGGGCCTGCGACTGGCGCAGAAATACGCAGTGACCTGTGGCGGCTGCCATAACCATCGCATCGGTTTATACGATGCGTTCCTGATCAAGGAAAATCATATCGCCGCCTGCGGTGGCATCGCCGAAGCCGTGGCGGCCGCGCATCGCATCGCACCGGGCAAACCGGTGGAAGTCGAGGTGGAGAGTCTTGAGGAACTGGAGCAGGCGCTACGTGCTGGCGCCGATGTGGTGATGCTCGATGAGCTGAGTCTGGCCGACATGCGCACCGCCGTTAACGTGGCGGCGGGTCGGGCCAAGCTTGAGGCCTCCGGCGGAATCGACGATGAAACGCTGCGCGCAATTGCCGAAACCGGCGTGGATTACATTTCCATCGGGGCCTTGACCAAGCACGTTCGGGCAGTCGACCTGTCGATGCGCCTGACTCAATAACGCCGGTATGAAAGGCGGCACACAGGTGCCGCCCTCCGGCTCAATGCTTGCCTTTGAGGCCGAAGTTCTCGTGGAGTGTGCCGGGGACATCGGAGTCCTTCGGTGCGTAATCCTTCGGCGGCTCGGTGAACGTCGGCGAGTTGAGGCGTTCGCGGTGGCTGTGGTTTTCTTCGCTGTGCAGCGCGGCGAGTAGACGCTGGCGGGTCTGTTCATCCAGCGCGAGTTTGTCCGCGCCTTCGGACAGATGATCCTGCATGTCCTGATAGCTGTTGGTCAGCTTGCGCAACAGGCTGGCCGTCGTGTTGAAATGCGTCACCACTTCGCTTTGATAGGTGTCGAAGCGCTCCTGCAGCTCATCCACCTGACGCTGTGTGCTGTTCGGCGCACTGTTTCGCGCGATCAGATAACCAATGGCGATGCCGGCAATCACGCCGACAATTGGGAGCAACCAGGTCGCGAGGGTCTGTTCCACGAGTACTTCCTCTATATAAACGGCATGCTTTCAGGCCGTGACAAAAACCGTGTGGTGGCGATCAGGCAGGGCGGCTATCAGGCCAGGCCGCAACTGATATCCGGGTTCTGCAGCGCCTTGTGCAGTGGTTTTCCCACGGCCTGATACGTTAACGTCTCGTACCTGCCCTGTATACCGCGAAGCGATGCGAGCGGCCTCAGGCGACGTCAAAGCAAGACGAGTCGACTTGCCCCAAGGTCACGGAGTTATTTTCTTGAAACGTGAAACCCCTGTTTCGATCAACGGCCCGGCCGGTGTGCTGGAAGGTTTGTACTTCGATCAGCCTGATGCGCGCGGACTGGCACTGATCTGCCACCCCAACCCCGTGAAGGGCGGGACCATGCTCAACAAGGTGGTCTCGACGTTGCAGCGCACGGCGCGCGACGAAGGCTACGCAACGCTTCGCTTCAATTTTCGTGGGGTGGGCGGCAGTGAAGGCAGCCATGACATGAACACAGGTGAGGTCGAGGATGCCGAGGCTGCGCTGAAGTGGCTGCGAGCGCAGCATCCCGAGCGGCCGTTGACCTTGCTCGGCTTTTCGTTCGGCGGTTTCGTGGCCGCGACGCTGGCGGGGCGGGTCGAGGCGCGTGGAGAGCCGCTGGACAAACTGTTCATGGTCGCGCCTGCGGTCTCGCGACTGGCGGATCAGCCGCTGGCCGAGCGTTGCGCGCTCACCATCATTCAGCCGGACGACGACGAAGTGATCGAGCCGGGCTCGGTGCATGCCTTCTCGGCAGCGCTTGGGCGTCCCCACGAGCTGCTGAAAGTGGCAGAATGCGGCCACTTTTTCCATGGCAAGCTGGTAGAACTCAAAGAGCTGGTGGCGCCCCGGCTGGCGTAAGGCGCTGACCTACGCAGGCCGTGCCGCCGGGCGTGCGTGTCACGCCCTTTGAACCGTCCACTGGCCGCTTGCGCAGACTGACTCGAGACGATCGTATGAAAACCCGAATTCTTACCGGCATCACCACCACGGGCACGCCCCATCTGGGCAACTACGCGGGGGCCATCCGCCCGGCGATCGTCGCCAGCCGAGAGGCCGATGCCGACTCCTTTTATTTCCTCGCCGATTACCATGCGCTGATCAAGTGCGACGATCCGCTGCGTATCCAGCAGTCGCGACTCGAGATCGCCGCCACCTGGCTGGCCTGTGGTCTGGATGCGGAACGGGTGACCTTCTATCGCCAGTCCGATATTCCCGAAATTCCTGAACTGACCTGGCTGCTGACCTGCGTTGCGGGCAAGGGCCTGCTGAACCGCGCCCATGCCTACAAGGCTTCGGTGGACAGGAATGTCGAGCTGGGTGAAGACCCTGACGCCGGTGTCACCATGGGATTGTTCAGCTACCCGGTGCTGATGGCCGCGGACATCCTCATGTTCAATGCGCACAAGGTGCCGGTCG is a genomic window of Stutzerimonas stutzeri containing:
- the nadC gene encoding carboxylating nicotinate-nucleotide diphosphorylase, with translation MTNITLADLSAEIETNVRKALTEDVGTGDITAMLIPAERLAHATVITREAAVISGTAWVDAVFRQLDPRVAVHWQVTDGERVAADRVLFHLEGPARALLSGERAALNFLQTLSGVATRCRHYADLVEGTGVQLLDTRKTIPGLRLAQKYAVTCGGCHNHRIGLYDAFLIKENHIAACGGIAEAVAAAHRIAPGKPVEVEVESLEELEQALRAGADVVMLDELSLADMRTAVNVAAGRAKLEASGGIDDETLRAIAETGVDYISIGALTKHVRAVDLSMRLTQ
- a CDS encoding YhcB family protein, encoding MEQTLATWLLPIVGVIAGIAIGYLIARNSAPNSTQRQVDELQERFDTYQSEVVTHFNTTASLLRKLTNSYQDMQDHLSEGADKLALDEQTRQRLLAALHSEENHSHRERLNSPTFTEPPKDYAPKDSDVPGTLHENFGLKGKH
- a CDS encoding alpha/beta hydrolase, producing MKRETPVSINGPAGVLEGLYFDQPDARGLALICHPNPVKGGTMLNKVVSTLQRTARDEGYATLRFNFRGVGGSEGSHDMNTGEVEDAEAALKWLRAQHPERPLTLLGFSFGGFVAATLAGRVEARGEPLDKLFMVAPAVSRLADQPLAERCALTIIQPDDDEVIEPGSVHAFSAALGRPHELLKVAECGHFFHGKLVELKELVAPRLA